Part of the Pelmatolapia mariae isolate MD_Pm_ZW linkage group LG3_W, Pm_UMD_F_2, whole genome shotgun sequence genome is shown below.
GATAAAGGTCAGTCTTTCatgttttggacagagaagacaggtgGTTTCACCTGACACCTCTACTGATAATGACCCTCACCTTGGTGAGTCATATGATCATTACTGGGTCAACAACCTTCTTAAGAGACAGCTCCCACAAGAGATTAAATACCTGGGATTCTTCACCATTGGATTTTAGAACCAAAGAAGCTTCTCAATCAGAGGGAAAACATCTTTGAAAAACTTAAAgaaatacagtatttttttattgCCTCAGTTCACAAAACTTTTGCTTTTCTAATctaatttcatttgttttaattaactTACAGTTTTTTGCTTCTATCTAACATAATACATTTTTCTGAAACctgttgacaaaaaaaaatattaattgaaGTCAACAGTTAATTTTTTGAGTGTAGAAAATTATCAAATAAAAGGAACAATTttacagctgcagcagaaactgTGATTGGAGGTTTGGTATGCATGGCTTTTGCATGTGCACTCTGAATCTTATGGCTTATTTCTATCCATCCTTATCAGGGTCGGGAGGGAGCccatcccagctaccatagggcgagaAACGGAGTGCACCCGTGACAGATCTCCAGTCTGTTGCGGGCAAATAGAGAAAGACATAGAAAAATTCACACTCACATTGCCTATGAGCAATGTAGAATCTCCACTTAATGTTTGGACTATGGAAGGAGGCCATGGTACCTAGAGAGAAACCTTTCAATTTCCTTTAATGCTTTGATCTGTAACGgatgctggaaaaaaaatgaaaatatttaaacacaaaacagtCTTGGTGTTTGGGGATGATTTGTTTCAGTCTAGTTAGCAATGATCAGGGGggattttaaccctttaattTGTCCATCAGAGATGCTTTGAGGTCTCACTGGAGAtttaagttttctttaaatACTCAGGTATAACATTTAAATAAGTTCACACAGTGAGACTAAATAAATATTCATTAAACATGCTGACAGTGAGGCAGAGGAGTGTTTCTTCTCCAGGCTGAACTTCACAGTTTTGTATTGAAGGAGGAAATCCATCAGTTTTACTGCTTGATGTTTCCAAGCAGATCCTCcagagtctgacagcagccACTCTGACTGAAGACTTCTTTAAGAAATATTTCCTGTTTAGATCCTCTGATCTTCCACTCTGTGTTTTCTTGTATGACACTTTCTTTGTGTGAAAATGAGCTTGATAGATAAACTGGACGTGGTCTTGAGCTGGGGTCAAAGTTCAAATTAGGCTCACTTCCTGTTATAGAAGATGATCTTGGTGCTGCTGGGCCCAAGTGTCTCCCGGTGGCTGTTGGTTTGAATCCAACCTGACTGAAGatccagtaaaaataaaaagtgtttttctcaTTTGCCTCTGGctgtttctgatttttttaaaaaaagttgaaaagattttttttttaatccaattaAGTCTGATGGCAAGAATCGAcattatttgtgtttgtttgtttcttacttttaatGTCTAAAAAATGCACTAATAGAATTATGCAAAGAAAGCAGCGACAGCAGCAACGGACATGAAGGCGATGGACAATGATGACCACAGAGACCCTGGTGATGTcaataaaggaaaaaaggtcatcataaatgcacaaaaatgtcacagaaacagaaataatGAGGAGAAGAGTTGGATTGCTATCTCACCGTTTCTTGGAGTTTTGTCCTGAGGATCTTGCGTTTGGAGCGACGTCTCTGTCAGAGAGGTTTTAATGTGGTTTGGATCTAAAAGTCacgaaaaaaataaaataaaatgaaactgaaggtTTGTAATGgtatagaaaaaacacacaaaactgtTTGGAACCACAAACATCGCCAAAACAAATCTTCTCACCGACTACAAGTTCAACAACAGCAGCTTTCACTCTGCTCTGCAGCTTGGGGATGAAACATCTGTATCTGCCGTTGTCTTCCTCCGACACGTTCAGGATCTTCAGTGAAATGTTCCCGTGTTTCATGTCGTCCATGAACAGCTCCGTCCTCCTGAAGTACGAGGCCATCTTCATGTCGGGGACCTCCTTCCTGTCCCTGTACAGGTGAACGTACTCCACTCGGCTCAGCCGGTCTGACGGGTCGGGCTTCAGGTCGGGTTTGGACCACTCCACCGTCAGACCCTGGACATCGAACGTGGGCGCCAGGTGACACGGCaggatgacatcatcaccagGAGCGGCGATGATTGGAAGATTTGAACCAATCACCAGAACCTCACCTggaaacagacagaaaattaATTCTCTTGAACTCCTACAGAACTTCCACAGATCCTCAGATCGTCAGTGTATAACTCTACAAAGTTACACACTGAAGACCTGAACATCATGAACAGGCCCATGAGTCTTTGTGGCATTACTGCAGAGGTGTTTCTAGGactaaattaataaatgaaacaaGTCCTCCTCAATATGTTTCCAAAAACAACAGAGAACTCATGGGAGACTTGTGAGGGTGTGATGAACACAGACCTTCAGAAATTCAATGACATTTGGAGATTTTAAATAACTATtactgaaataaataataatacatttgagGGTTGAGCTGAAAAACCTTCTAGAAACAGACAGTCAGCTTCAAAGACATCCTGAACGATGCTTTAGTTATCCAGGTCATGATGGCCATCAGGACAAGATCTGgacttattttctgtttttaacttcctgaagatgtttcaccttaAAACCTTGTTTAGTTCTAATAAGTGATGCCGAGTCAGTAGAGCCTGGGACCTGGGTAAACCTCAGTTCAGAGTTCACATGGGCTGAGGTTGTGTAGAAACCTCAGCTCATGTGTCCATAAGGACCCATATGATCACAGGGTGACAGTGACATTGCACATCATAAGTCACAACACCACTGAAGGTTCAATATGTGGGACTCTGTCAGCTTTTATACGTGAAGAAACTGGAATACAAGGTCAATAAAGTCAGGTTCTGCCATTTCTATCTATGAAAGACTTcaagaaaataaatttctctgACCCATAACACTCACTATACATTTGAGAGATTTCAGACATAAACAATGAGTATTTCTTAGTTTTAGTGATTCCTCTTTAGAGAGACGGACCTTTAGGGATTAACCATGCAAATAAACTGGTCGAGTTTCGGAGTTCTGTCAATTTCGTTGAACTTCTATTCTTTATCatcatttcaaaaacaaaagcatccATCAAGTTTTTGAAGGAAGGCCTAAGTAACAAAACTGGTTTAACAAATGAAAAACGTTGGATTACCTTCTTCAAAACTGTTCAACACTGCGGCTTTAATTTGATTAATTTGTTAATTAAATGCTCGTGATAACCCTCCCAGGCCAGAGACATGTCAACCGTTAGACATGACAAGGAAAAGcaaagggttttttgtttgtttcagctcCAGTTTGAACAGAATCACCTTTGTCTTCTTTCATTTCTTCAGTCTTTGGGGTACTAAGAGTTACAAGACGAGATGAAGAAACAGCAAGAAGCAGAGAGCGTTTAAACTAAAAAACAGAGCTGTTTTCACATTTAACTCATAACGTGTCTTTGTGGAGGATGTGTAGCACAGCAGGGTAGAAGCCTAACCGATTAACACAAATGGATGTGTGCGTATATCAGGCAATAACTGATTATTGGTGGTTATTCAAACATGATCTACATGGCAGATAAACAGCAAAGTCACCAAAATCATCAGAGCTGCTTATATTTGGAAAGTCCAAATGTCAGCTaagcatttaaaacaaatgaattgttaTTACCGGGATGTAAAATGTCACGACGTCCTTTTGTTCAGTCACATCAATTCTGAGCTGATTAACTGACGACATACTTTACAACAATTCTCCGTGACTCACTGACTGACTCATTGTGGGACGGATACGTATTGAAGCCCGTttccactaaaaaaaaaacccaaaacgaaaaaaacaaaaaaaacaacccaaaaaccaAGTATCCAAAattgaaatttcgagttacttttctcaaCATTTCGAGAAAATAACTCGAGTTATggatcctttttttctttctttagtgGTGGTAACGGGCTTCCACAGATATGGGATGGGTGGATGGGTACGGCCAGATGCGGTGTCTAAGTCTCCCTTTTTTTTCAGCGGACGATTTTAACGTTTACCGGGAGATCTCCACACCTGTCAGATGCTGGTGCCAAACAGCAAAGTATAGCACGTGTCTTCTGTTACACTTTAAACACGCGGCCCTGCAGTATTAACAGAGACACCAGTCTAACACGTTCACACTCACACTTTGAGCCTGTTCAGTGTTGTCCGTTATAATTAATCCTCTATGAGCGCTTAAACGGGGGAAAGCCGCTCATCGCAAAGGAGAGCCTGCTTAAATCATCTCGTTGAAACTTCTTTCAAAGTAAGTCACTGATAACTGTCATCACTCACAGCGACACGGAGAAGAAGAACACACAGCTGTGAGCTGACAGTAACGTTTACCTCCAGCCAGAGTCCACACGCTGAAAGCCGAGCACAGAATAGAAGTCCACAGCGAGCCAGAGAGTGGGCTGTACACAGACATGGTGCACAGAACACGGAGTCCGTGGATTAATTAATCAAATCTGAGGTTGGCTGTGCTCCTGCCTAGATCTCACTGGATGTATGAATGAATGACCTGTCAGTCTTCAAATATCCAAATACGGTAATGTTttctctaagctgcgcgcgtgcgcaattgctcACTGCTgccacggtctctgcgcacagaaaatctgcgttgcgcaaaaataaataaataaaataaatctaacctgaattgaaattaatattaaaactttaacaattctgttttgcagtgttagtcggtgactggctgctcccgtatgggattagaacgatgccaccttatcccatagtccagccaataatgcgatggttgagatgtgagagatttgcacgtttagcgcaaatcttgtgtagttagtgtgtagtgtagtcaatagttttgttgtgtgtgtcagaacaatgaggcgactactgaataGGAGTTACAAGAGAGATACATCTCGATTCCCAAAAAATTGACAGAAATCTATGAAATAGGATTGACCTGATCAAAATGAATATACTTCCACTactgcttttcctttttcaaTCTATACCGGTACACATACCAGCCAAACAATTTGCGTTATGGAACAGAATGATTTCGGGATTTATATGGAAGGGCCATAAACCCAGAGTTAGATATATAACATTGCAACTACCTAAGGAATATGGTGGACTTTCCCTCCCAAACTTAGAAAGCTATTTTAAAGCAGCACAATTAAGATACTTAATTTATTGGTGTGATCCGTCGTATGAAGCAAAATGGAAATATTTAGATGTGACACAATTAAAATTACCACTACAGACAATATTATGagataaaaaattatatttggaacagaaaaataatttaaacgaATGGACTAAAACTCCTTTAAAGATATGGTTTGATGAATGCAAAAGTCTTAAATCAGGAGCTGCATTAAACAACTCAGATGGGTCACACATGATAAGGAATTTATCCCTGCACAAATAGAGAGACGTTAGACAACTTGGTTAACAAGGGGGATTGGGCCATTTTGCTCATTGTTAGGAAAAGAAGGATTACATAGGTTTGAAAAATTAAGAGACATCTATGGTTTGGAAAACCAAGATTTTCAGATATCTCCAAGTCAGGTCCTATTTCAATAGTAATATAAAAACTACAGAAGAACATAGTGAAGGCCTAGTCCCCCTTATAAAAGAAGCTTATAAAGgtcagattaaaaacaaattgatTGCTAAACTTTATCGGAATCTACAATCACTTAAGGATCAATCAACCaattatattaaaattaaatgggaGACGGAGGCTAAAATCAACATATCAGAGGACAGTTGGTTAAATATATGTAGAACACAGATGTAAACTACTAGTTCGGGTTATTGGAGGGAATTCACGTGGAAAAATTTTATTAGGTTTTTTATAACacccaaaataaaatacaaacaaaaaggtCAACCGACAGATGGATAGAAACTGTGGGGAAAATATGGCAGatcattttcatatattttggaAATGCCTAATAATCCAACCATACTGGAGTGAAGTAGTCGAATCAATTTACTTGGTGACTGATCTCAAATTAAATTTGGATTTCTGTACTGTGTATTTGGGCGATACCCCATCAGCAGCCTCCTTAAGGGACAAATATTTGATAAACATCTTGTTGggagcatattgtgataaagttcattatttcctgtaatgtactgataaacattagactttcatatattttagattcattacacacaactgaagtagttcaagcctttcattgttttaatattgatgattttggcatacataactcatgaaaacccaaaattcctatctcaaaaaattagcatatttcatccgaccaataaaagaaaagtgtttttaatacaaaaaaagtcaaccttcaaataattatgttcagttatgcactcaatacttggtcgggaatccttttgcagaaatgactgcttcaatgcggcgtggcatggaggcaatcagcctgtggcactgctgaggtgttatggaggcccaggatgcttcgatagcggccttaagctcatccagagtgttgggtcttgcgtctctcaactttctcttcacaatatcccacagattctctatggggttcaggtcaggagagttggcaggccaattgagcacagtaataccatggtcagtaaaccatttaccagtggttttggcactgtgagcaggtgccaggtcgtgctgaaaaatgaaatcttcatctccataaagcttttcagcagatggaagcatgaagtgctccaaactctcctgatagctagctgcattgaccctgcccttgataaaacacagtggaccaacaccggcagctgacatggcaccccagaccatcactgactgtgggtacttgacactggacttcaggcattttggcatttccctctccccagtcttcctccagactctggcaccttgatttccgaatgacatgcaaaagttgctttcatccgaaaaaagtactttggaccactgagcaacagtccagtgctgcttctctgtagcccaggtcaggcgcttctgtttctggttcaaaagtggcttgacctggggaatgcggcacctgtagcccatttcctgcacacgcctgtacacggtggctctggatgtttctactccagactcagtccactgcttccgcaggtcccccaaggtctggaatcggttcttctcctcaatcttcctcagggtccggtcacctcttctctttgtgcagcgttttctgccacactttttccttcccacagacttcccactgaggtgccttgatacagcactctgggaacagcctattcgttaaGGAatgtctttctgtgtcttaccctcttgcttgagggtgtcaatgatggccttctggacagcagacaggtcggcagtcttagccatgattgcggttttgagtaatgaaccaggctgggagtttttaaaagcctcaggaattgtttgcaggtgtttagagttaattcgttgattcagatgattaggttaatagctcgtttagagaaccttttcatgatatgctaattttttgagataggaattttgggttttcatgagttatgtatgccaaaatcatcaatattaaaacaatgaaaggcttgaactacttcagttgtgtgtaatgaatctaaaatatatgaaattctaatgtttatcagtacattacaggaaataatgaactttatcacaatatgctaattttttgagaaggacctgtagaacggaaaaactttttttttttaactttaaaatggaccAATTTCATAAAAACTGGTGGAAGTGGGAGAGATTTGTTGAAGGTGGTAATGTGGGATGATGGGTGGTGGGTTATATAACCAGAGCTTAGCTAAGTATTTTCACACAGCTACTGGAAGAAGGAAGGCCTGCTAAGGACGTGGTCACTGTTTTTAGAAGGCAGCTCATAAAAGAGACTGGAAATACACTGTAAACCCAGATTTTGTTTCTAGTTAAACTTCTGAGTGATCATTACTTATACTGTTATGTTTTGTAAAAACCTGCTATCATTACTAAACAACATTAGTTAATTGTACTTTTTAGCTGAAATAGTAAGTGCCACTAATCCGGTTTAGTAGAATTAACTtggtgtgtttagttttataaCAAAGGGGAGGGGCCTAATTCAAAACTTCACTGGGCGCCCCACAAGGCCTCTGCAACGGATTCAACGCGGACTCTGCGGGAGGGAAGAAAGCAGACTGTTGCCGACATTTTCTCAGCAGCATTGAACGCCTTGAACGGTTAGTATGTAAAATAAGTAGTATAAATATCTTTGTTGGAACATGCAACACCAAAAAGCTTGGAGGTATTTTTTGACGCTGTCACTTACTGTACGGTTTAAACTTGGTGCATATCGGTAATATATAGGCTACTTATTGCTAGCTAGAGTCCATCTATTATTGTCAGCAGAATAATAAAGTTAGATTTAGTCAGTTTAATTTGTCAACCACAATTACTTTGATATATAGGGTAACATAAGTTTATATTTGCTGAATCAACGATTTAGAACACTATGATGACCCAGGTCAGAAACTCAGAACACGATGTCTTAGAGAAAtgattaacattaaaaaaatgtaacaacgttaaaaaacaacattgttagACAAACTTTCTTGTGGCCTTCTGAagtgttctttaatttttcacaaCTCTGCTTGGCTTGTTATCAACTTTTACACATACTGCCACCTTTCATTTTTAACATAAAAGGTCTTAAAAAGACTAACTAACCTGTAGGAACTCTGTTCTCGttctccctcactctctcttACCTATTTACGTGCCAGTTTTATGGTAACACATATATTTTGGTTCTATTACTTTTTTGTGTTATACAGCAATATTATTTTGGTCTGATAGTTttcttgttttatgttttacagaTCCTTGTGTTGTGAAGATGCTGTGGAAGTGTAAGTATTGTGAGTTTATGTGTGAGAAAAGGGGTTACCTTTTAAAACATTACCGGTTAAAACACGGAAACTATGGAAGAACAGCCCCATTTCCCTGCTTACACCAAGAATGTGTGTGCACATTCAACTCCATGAATGCACTCAAGGTTCACTTAGCAAAGATCCACCAAAAAACCCAGGTTCCACAGCCAATATATACTGCACAAGTAACCTTTCAGTGTCAGTCATGTGACTTTTCTGCACCCTGCACAGAAGCAGTCTTCCTCACTCACTTGCGCAGTACACATTTGAAGGTAAATCACAGAGTCCAGTGTCCATTTAATGGCTGCAACTTTCACACCAGTGTGTATTCTACATTTAATGCACACAGAAGTAAAGAGCACAGAACACTCGACTGGAGGATGTTCAGGCCGGAAATTGTTGCTGGTAATGTAACTAATGAAATGGCACAAGAATATCACGAGCCTCCCAATGACACCTCCGAATCGGAAGACAATGAGGACTCTACCAATGAAGATCTtcatgatttagaaaaacagctgGAGCACAATCTTGctgctctttttttaaagatgcaaaCAGTGCTACACATTCCAGAAAATACAGTACAAGAAGTTATAAAACAGCTGCTACAGATTTGTGAACTAGCCCAGCCACTGCTGCATAATGCAGTCAAGGAAATTCTCAAACCACATACAAATGTGGAAGATTCTGTTGTGGAAGAATTAGTAAGGGCTGCTGAAAAGGGTAATGTAATGATGAAATTCTGTGGCAAGAATGGCCCCTTATCAACTACAAAAAGGAGAGCAGCATAtgtgaataaaaactttacagaGGTTAAACCAGTAGAGTACCTTattgaaagaggaaaaaaatgtagtgCTGTATATGTACCTTTGCATCCAATGCTACAGAAGATGTTGAGTAGGGCAGACATTTTGGATAAAGCTCTTTCCATCCAAAAGCATGTGCAACATGAGTACAGTTCATACAGAGATGGTACATACTGTAATGAAAATGACCTCCTTAAAGGGGATGAATTCAAAATCGCTGTTGGACTATATACAGATGATTTTGAAGTGTCCAACCCTTTGGGAACATCtagaaagaaacacaaaatgagtGCAGTGTATTGGGTGATAGCTAATGTCCCATCAAAGTACAGATCCACACTCCACTCCATCCAGCTTGCTGTCTTGTGTAAAGCCTCTTATGTGAAAGAATTTGGCTATGCAAAAATTCTCCACCCACTCATTCAAGATCTAGCTTCTTTGGAGCAACATGGTGTCTATGTTGAGAAGTTGGGAGAATGTGTTAAAGGGACAGTTGTATATGTGGCTGCAGATAACCTGGCTGCTCATTCTCTGGCAGGATTCTTCGAAAGCTTTACGGTGGACAGATTCTGCAGGTTCTGCATGGCAACAAGGGACGAGATGCAAGCCAAAGAGGTAAATTCAGGTGCTTTTGAACCCCGCACTATTGATGCTCACAATCAGCAGGTGCAGGAGGTAAAGCAGGATCCTACTAAGGCAAAACAATATGGTGTTAAAGGAGAGTGTGTACTGACTGATGGTCTGGAGCATTTTCACGTTGTCCATGGGTATCCCCCCGACATCCTCCATGACCTTTTGGAAGGGATTGTTCCTGTTGAGCTATCACTCTGCATTTCAAACATGatttctaaaaaatattttaccatAGACACACTGAACTATGCTATAAAAGCTTTTGAATATGCCTTTGATGACAAAACTGACCAGCCTCAGCCAATTTCCCACAGCTTCTCTACCAAAGGGACCATTGGTGGCAATGGCCATGAGAACTGGGCTCTACTTAGGCTGCTCCCACTTATCATTGGCCATAAAGTCCCTGAGGGAGACGATGCATGGAACATTTTACTGCTCCTAAAAGAGATTGTTGAGTTGGCTGTTGCAACAAAGCACACTGAAGAGTCAGTACATTTCCTTGACTGCAAAGTGTCAGAACACAGAGAATTGTTGCAAACAACATTCCCAGATTTTAGATTACGGCCAAAACATCACTACCTCGAGCATTACCCCGAGCTGATCAAAGCATTTGGTCCCCTTTCAGACGTTTGGACAATGCGATTTGAGGGGAAACACAAATTCTTCAAACGGGTCATACGTAATGCCCACAACTTCAAAAATGTAGCTCTGACATTGGCTGTTAAGCATCAGAAAATGATGGCTTACTATTTGGACACAAGTTCATTTTTCAGGCCATCAGTTGAAATGGACAAGGTCACTACAGCATCAATCAGATCTTATCCTGAGGATGTCCAACAGGTTTTCTGCCGGAAAGTTCCTCAGCTTACATCAGTGCTTGTTGCATCATCAGTCTCTGTAGATGGAGTTACATATCGTTCTGGCATGATAGTCTCTGTTGGTTCATGCGCTGGGCTACCTTCATTTAGGCAGATCAAACAGATAGTGGCACTCAACACCGAGATCCTGTTTATTTGTAATGAGATGACTGCTTGGTACCACGAGCATCTGAGGTCTTTTGAACTCATCTGTGACAGCAGGAACCCCTCTCTGTGTGTGGTGCAGCTGAAAGATCTAAATGATGTGTTCCCTCTTCCAGCATACACATATGGTCAACATTTAGTAGTGACCCTCAAGCGTCATATTATATGCTAAAAAGCAAAAGTGTGGTTTCTGCAATCAGTCTAGACTGTAAGGTTTTTTGTCTAATTTTAGAGCTCATGatgaaatatataataatacagTCTGAGAagggttttatattttttcataaaTGTCTGACTATTTTagtaaatgtttttcttgtaCATTTGAGTAGGGGGGCTTCTATAGAAATAGACTAAAAAATGGAATTACCACTTAAATCTCAGGATAAATCATAATTTTCTTATCTTACATAGAACACCAAGACAAACAACAAAGTCATGtaccacacagacacaagcaacaccaacaaaaacaacacacatttaTTGGATGTACAACTTCAATCTCATGGACATCCatagttttttccccctctggaTAGTACTCATAACTTGTTTCTGTGTTGGTGATAGTTCAGCTTGttcagtgttttccaaagcccAGTATGATGCTCTCAAATATTTTGACTTGAAATCATAAACACTTCTATCATTTAAGTTATCTTAATTATTTTCATAGTGATGTTTcttctgaaggaaaaaaaagtgtactGAATTTAGGCAACAAATGCATTAATCAACTATTTTTGTGATGCACATAGTGATTGTTTAGCCGTTAAATTCCTTTTTTTATATGTAAAGTTATATTCTAATTGTTGTTTCTATTTCCAAGATGACTGCAAACCAGAAAATGACCATGAGAGTCATTCTAACAGAGGCAGATATAAGGAAAGTCATCCTACATTCAAGGCCTTCTACAGTAAAAGACTTGATAACCAAGCTTCGAGAGTCACTGGGACTTCAATACAACTTCAGTCTCCAATTCCAAGACCCTGAATTCAATAATGAACTATGTAATCTAACAGATCTTCAAGAACTTCCAGAAAAACCAACCATTAAAGTCCTGCCTGTCTTTGACCTGGTGCCTGTCTCATCTGATGACGTCTTTAGCGACACAAGTACTGCAGATACAGAGATACTCTCACATTCACCTCAGGATCGACGTGAACCATGGCCAGAATTTTTTGACATTCCAACATTTTCTGTTGATGTGGAGTATAGACTGAGGCAAGCAGATTTGCTGTTTATGAGTGAAGGAACACACCTTAAGGTCTCAAAAGAGCTGAAACATGAGATACTAGAGAGACTGGCAGAAAGCATGTATAGCTACACAGCATACCCAACTGCTGCTCAGTTTGAAAGTGTTGCAACAGCACTGATAAACAAACACCCCTGTCTCCAGGAGCGAGGCTCTGTCACTCGCTGTTGTGGTTGGAAAAATAGTCTAAAGCATAAAATGGGAAATTATAGAACAAAGCGCAGGCAATCAGGATGCCTTGATGTTGCAGTAAATGCCGGTAAGCGGGGAAGGCATTCATCAGATGGACAACCAGCAAACAAGCGGataaaaaaggcaaagaaaggtGAAATCAACTACTTGCCCAACTTTCCGGATGGATTTGATCAAGCTGCCCTGGAAGAGGCCCGTAAGGACTTGGCTGATGAAATGCAGAAGAGAACCCCAAATGgacttcttgtaaaacaaaagatGGATCAGACTTTTGCTTTGAGAAGAAAAGAGGTTGTGGACTCTGAACCCCCCATAAACATGATGGTGAAACGCTGGCCTGCCCTCTTCACAGAAGATCAGGTATGTTCACAAAAGCAAAGATAACTAATAACTATCTGTGTTTTATATAATGTGCCTAGATGTCGATTTCTTTTGACCCCTTTAAGGAAAACATGGATGACTTTAATGTGGAGCATGTCGTTTATACATAGAAACATCAAAACTTAAAATTCCACAAAAATGACATTCATGGCTGTTTCTCCAGCTCTACTTTGCAGATGGCTTGTCTTGTACAGGTTGGTTATgttaagtgctttttttttactctctctctctttctgtatttttcaggtGTTCATGGAGTTCAGCAGGATTGTGGGCAAGAACCTCAAGCAGGAATTTTATGAGAACATCGATCGGCACAGTCCTCGTTTCCTTGAGTTATTTCGTTCCAAGAGAGGGAATGTTGGACAGTTGTTGACTCAGATTTCACAAC
Proteins encoded:
- the LOC134624666 gene encoding myelin-oligodendrocyte glycoprotein-like; protein product: MSVYSPLSGSLWTSILCSAFSVWTLAGGEVLVIGSNLPIIAAPGDDVILPCHLAPTFDVQGLTVEWSKPDLKPDPSDRLSRVEYVHLYRDRKEVPDMKMASYFRRTELFMDDMKHGNISLKILNVSEEDNGRYRCFIPKLQSRVKAAVVELVVDPNHIKTSLTETSLQTQDPQDKTPRNGSLWSSLSIAFMSVAAVAAFFA
- the LOC134617107 gene encoding sterile alpha motif domain-containing protein 3-like, whose amino-acid sequence is MSEGTHLKVSKELKHEILERLAESMYSYTAYPTAAQFESVATALINKHPCLQERGSVTRCCGWKNSLKHKMGNYRTKRRQSGCLDVAVNAGKRGRHSSDGQPANKRIKKAKKGEINYLPNFPDGFDQAALEEARKDLADEMQKRTPNGLLVKQKMDQTFALRRKEVVDSEPPINMMVKRWPALFTEDQVFMEFSRIVGKNLKQEFYENIDRHSPRFLELFRSKRGNVGQLLTQISQQTNTTDPTAIRTQVLRGLPIILGDNPSTFFKAGFESDADFFRDLDIGILLTEREEAVLTSAQHPSPTLLKIIIEGEVVMENIQDLPKAMCILFGLTYALHLNYPKSMKLTFLFIQQILLSLGHTDLKPKIQSLKNQLTM